The following proteins are co-located in the Bosea sp. AS-1 genome:
- a CDS encoding J domain-containing protein translates to MRSPYEVLGVAATASAAEIQSAYRKLAKKLHPDLNPGDKAAEEKFKEVAGAYDLLSDADKRKRFDAGEIDASGAERPQQHYYRDYAGGNHGNPYADASGYADFMDEDDSFAELLRRSQRARANRRGQDLHYQLAVDFVDSITGATKRLNLPDGSTIDVTIPPGLIDGQTLRLKGKGAPGAGKGGPGDALIEVEVRPDPRFTREGDDITIELPISLTEAVLGGEVRVPTPTGAVSMTVPKGANTGTKLRLRGKGAPRRGGGQGDQFVRLKVVLPKAPDPELEAFVSSWKDKDYDPREGRTS, encoded by the coding sequence GTGAGAAGTCCGTATGAGGTCCTCGGTGTTGCCGCGACGGCTTCCGCCGCCGAGATCCAGAGTGCCTATCGCAAGCTCGCCAAGAAACTGCATCCCGACCTCAACCCCGGCGACAAAGCCGCGGAGGAGAAGTTCAAGGAGGTCGCCGGCGCCTATGACCTGCTGAGCGATGCCGACAAGCGCAAGCGCTTCGATGCCGGCGAGATCGATGCCTCCGGCGCCGAGCGGCCACAGCAGCACTATTATCGCGACTATGCCGGCGGCAATCACGGCAACCCTTATGCCGATGCGTCCGGCTATGCCGATTTCATGGATGAGGACGACAGCTTCGCCGAGCTGCTCCGGCGCAGCCAGCGCGCGCGGGCGAACCGGCGCGGACAGGACCTGCACTACCAGCTCGCCGTCGATTTCGTCGATTCGATCACCGGCGCGACGAAGCGGCTGAACCTGCCGGATGGCAGCACGATCGACGTGACGATCCCGCCCGGGCTGATCGATGGCCAGACGCTGAGGCTCAAGGGCAAGGGCGCACCGGGAGCGGGCAAGGGCGGTCCGGGTGATGCGCTGATCGAGGTCGAGGTTCGGCCCGACCCGCGCTTCACCCGGGAGGGCGACGATATCACCATCGAGCTCCCGATCTCGCTCACCGAAGCCGTCCTCGGTGGCGAGGTTCGGGTGCCGACGCCGACGGGCGCCGTCAGCATGACCGTGCCGAAGGGCGCCAACACCGGCACGAAGCTGCGCTTGCGCGGCAAGGGCGCCCCACGGCGCGGCGGCGGGCAGGGCGATCAGTTCGTCCGGCTCAAGGTGGTGCTGCCGAAGGCGCCCGATCCCGAGCTCGAGGCCTTCGTCTCGAGCTGGAAGGACAAGGACTACGATCCGCGCGAGGGCCGGACGTCATGA
- a CDS encoding chaperone modulator CbpM: MTMTKQEFLTSSGLKVKVLEFWLEQRWLVPEEAAGEPRFREIDIARAHLIRQLKDDFGANDAGIDVILHLMDQLHGMRRALAELREEARKDRA; encoded by the coding sequence ATGACGATGACCAAGCAGGAATTCCTGACCTCGTCAGGGCTCAAGGTGAAGGTGCTGGAGTTCTGGCTGGAGCAGCGCTGGCTGGTGCCTGAGGAGGCGGCGGGCGAGCCGCGCTTCCGCGAGATCGACATCGCGCGTGCCCATCTCATCCGCCAGCTCAAGGACGATTTCGGCGCCAATGATGCGGGTATCGACGTGATCCTGCATCTGATGGACCAGCTTCATGGCATGCGCCGGGCGCTCGCGGAGCTGCGCGAGGAGGCGCGGAAGGACCGGGCCTAG
- a CDS encoding DUF2171 domain-containing protein → MQDKVRENMEVIGADGVHVGTVDRVEGGRIKLKKSDAYGRHEGHHHYIELGFVAGVEGDKVRLSANADIAVTLEEEPSGKPVSL, encoded by the coding sequence ATGCAGGACAAGGTCAGGGAGAACATGGAGGTCATCGGGGCGGACGGGGTCCATGTCGGGACGGTCGACCGGGTCGAGGGCGGCCGCATCAAGCTCAAGAAGAGCGACGCCTATGGCCGGCATGAAGGTCATCATCATTACATCGAGCTCGGCTTCGTTGCCGGCGTCGAAGGCGACAAGGTGCGGCTCTCCGCCAATGCCGACATCGCCGTGACGCTGGAGGAGGAGCCGTCCGGCAAGCCGGTCAGCCTGTGA
- a CDS encoding Dyp-type peroxidase, which produces MDRGLPSVISQPVMATLTRSALFLVVTIDPGRGPEATVRELCADLSSLLRAVGFRDLQGNLSCVMAFGSEAWDRLFDGPRPQELHPFQEIRGVHHAVSTPGDILFHIRATRRMDLCFELAKEIMARLDGAVTTVDEVHGFNYFDDRDLIGFVDGTENPAGPDAIRATLIDAEDPAFAGGSYVIVQKYLHDLPGWNRVPVEEQENIIGRYKLSDIEQADAVKKPYAHNVLTSLTEDGEPVDILRDNMPFGKVGSAEFGTYFIGYCRTPRRIERMLENMFVGSPPGNYDRLLDFSRAVTGSLFFVPTATFLDAVTPEMAAPETAAPAPDASAPAPAASPSRSSGDGSLGIGSLKEEAGHE; this is translated from the coding sequence ATGGATAGAGGTCTGCCATCCGTGATTTCGCAGCCGGTCATGGCGACGCTGACGCGTTCGGCGCTGTTCCTGGTCGTGACGATCGATCCGGGCCGCGGCCCCGAGGCGACGGTGCGGGAGCTGTGCGCCGACCTGTCGTCGCTGCTGCGGGCGGTCGGCTTCCGCGATCTCCAGGGCAATCTGTCCTGCGTCATGGCCTTCGGCTCGGAAGCCTGGGACCGGCTGTTCGACGGGCCGCGGCCGCAGGAGCTGCATCCGTTCCAGGAGATCCGCGGCGTGCATCACGCCGTCTCGACCCCGGGCGACATCCTGTTCCACATCCGCGCGACCAGGCGGATGGACCTGTGCTTCGAGCTGGCCAAGGAGATCATGGCCCGGCTCGACGGCGCGGTGACCACCGTCGACGAGGTCCACGGCTTCAACTATTTCGACGACCGCGACCTGATCGGCTTCGTCGACGGCACCGAGAACCCGGCCGGGCCGGACGCCATCCGCGCCACCCTGATCGACGCGGAGGACCCGGCCTTCGCCGGCGGCAGCTACGTCATCGTCCAGAAGTACCTGCACGACCTTCCCGGCTGGAACCGGGTGCCGGTCGAGGAGCAGGAGAACATCATCGGCCGCTACAAGCTCTCCGACATCGAGCAGGCGGACGCGGTCAAGAAGCCCTATGCCCACAATGTCCTGACCAGCCTCACCGAGGATGGCGAGCCGGTCGACATCCTGCGCGACAACATGCCCTTCGGCAAAGTCGGCAGCGCCGAGTTCGGCACCTATTTCATCGGCTATTGCCGCACGCCGCGCCGGATCGAGCGCATGCTGGAGAACATGTTCGTCGGCTCGCCGCCGGGCAATTACGACCGGCTGCTCGATTTCAGCCGCGCGGTCACCGGCTCGCTGTTCTTCGTGCCGACCGCGACCTTCCTCGACGCCGTCACGCCGGAGATGGCCGCGCCGGAGACCGCCGCGCCGGCCCCTGACGCGTCCGCGCCGGCGCCGGCGGCTTCCCCATCCAGATCGTCCGGCGACGGCTCGCTCG